One part of the Glycine soja cultivar W05 chromosome 11, ASM419377v2, whole genome shotgun sequence genome encodes these proteins:
- the LOC114376910 gene encoding uncharacterized protein At4g19900-like: protein MLRNLRSRRHPRYGVFLCVVVVVVSGLLLLACVTVSLLHSPHSHPSSRDFNYDSLVSDSGNDDSVADDETLDTIDTLDVVEDEPEDTIDADVDTDDEESLDQNAAASGYFFHHAEGVIRRAFSKSSFINYDNNKPFVDPTEDRSKTAFGSDDVAVEENVRSKAIQVKGVEDALLLKSTGRRVSPLREGWGDWFDKKVDFLRKDKMLRSNLEGLNPLRNPILQDPDALGLTGITKADRIIRNSLLRDLKTKKLPYFPPRKIIQYHNNLL, encoded by the coding sequence ATGCTGAGAAATCTCCGATCCCGTCGTCACCCCCGTTACGGCGTGTTCCTGTGCGTCGTCGTGGTCGTCGTTTCGGGTCTCCTTCTGTTGGCGTGCGTCACCGTCTCCCTCCTCCACAGCCCGCACTCCCACCCCTCCTCTCGCGATTTCAACTACGACTCCCTCGTCTCCGATTCCGGCAACGACGACTCCGTCGCCGACGACGAAACCCTCGACACCATCGACACCCTCGACGTTGTGGAGGACGAGCCAGAGGACACCATCGACGCCGATGTCGACACCGACGACGAGGAGTCCCTCGACCAGAACGCCGCCGCCTCGGGGTACTTCTTCCACCACGCCGAGGGCGTGATCCGAAGGGCCTTCAGCAAGAGCTCATTCATCAATTACGACAACAACAAACCCTTCGTGGACCCCACGGAGGATCGCAGCAAGACCGCGTTTGGCTCCGACGACGTCGCCGTTGAGGAGAACGTGCGATCCAAGGCGATTCAAGTGAAGGGCGTTGAGGACGCGCTTTTGTTGAAGAGCACGGGAAGGAGGGTTTCTCCTTTAAGAGAAGGTTGGGGTGATTGGTTTGATAAAAAAGTTGACTTTTTGAGAAAGGATAAGATGTTGAGGTCTAATTTAGAGGGTTTGAATCCTCTGCGTAATCCCATTCTTCAAGATCCTGATGCTCTTGGTCTCACTGGGATCACCAAAGCTGATAGAATTATTAGGAATTCTCTATTACGTGACCTTAAGACTAAGAAGCTTCCCTATTTTCCTCCTAGGAAGATCATTCAATACCACAACAACTTGCTCTAA
- the LOC114373900 gene encoding aquaporin TIP1-2-like, with product MDSANSHVVVKQLPCSVQTSKPICLMGKNSLKRKCFASIGAHEIFRPEMWKAALTELTATASLMFTLTTSIIACLDSHEIDPKLLVPFAVFTIAFLFLIVTVPLTGGHMSPVFTFIAALKGVVTLTRALIYVLAQCIGSIIGFFILKCVMDPKLAYTYSLGGCAISGQGVINSSSGGIKPLDALLVEFTCTFVVLFVGVTLAFDKKRSRDLGLPMVCLVVAGAMALAVFVSITVTGRAGYAGVGLNPARCLGPALLHGGLLWEGHWVFWLGPFLACVVYYAVSINLPREGLVWVDGEYDVLKLALGSCGNVHNTSVSKDHQLEEPSAGFQV from the exons ATGGATTCAGCTAATTCCCATGTTGTTGTTAAACAACTTCCGTGTTCTGTTCAGACCAGCAAACCAATCTGTTTGATGGGAAAGAACTCTTTAAAGCGAAAGTGTTTTGCTTCTATTGGGGCACATGAGATTTTCAGACCAGag ATGTGGAAAGCAGCACTAACAGAATTAACAGCCACTGCCTCTCTAATGTTCACCTTGACAACTTCCATCATTGCATGCTTGGACTCACATGAGATCGATCCTAAGCTTCTTGTTCCCTTTGCAGTCTTCACAATAGCCTTTTTGTTCCTAATTGTGACGGTTCCTCTCACGGGAGGCCACATGAGTCCTGTTTTCACATTCATTGCTGCTTTAAAGGGTGTTGTGACTCTCACCCGTGCCCTCATTTACGTGCTAGCACAATGCATTGGTTCAATAATTGGTTTCTTTATACTAAAATGTGTCATGGACCCAAAATTAGCTTACACATATTCCTTGGGAGGTTGTGCCATCAGTGGCCAAGGAGTGATCAATTCTTCTTCTGGTGGTATTAAGCCACTAGATGCTTTGTTAGTGGAATTCACTTGCACATTTGTGGTACTCTTTGTGGGGGTAACATTGGCATTTGATAAGAAAAGGTCAAGGGATTTGGGCTTGCCAATGGTGTGCTTGGTGGTGGCAGGAGCTATGGCATTGGCGGTATTTGTGTCCATAACTGTAACTGGGCGGGCCGGTTATGCGGGTGTGGGCTTGAACCCTGCAAGATGCTTAGGCCCAGCGTTGCTTCATGGAGGGTTACTCTGGGAAGGGCATTGGGTTTTCTGGCTTGGGCCCTTCTTGGCATGTGTAGTCTATTATGCTGTGTCTATTAACCTACCAAGGGAGGGTTTGGTTTGGGTGGATGGAGAATATGATGTGTTGAAATTGGCTCTCGGTTCTTGTGGGAATGTCCATAATACTTCCGTTTCAAAGGATCATCAACTAGAAGAACCAAGTGCAGGGTTCCAAGTCTAA
- the LOC114376169 gene encoding uncharacterized protein LOC114376169, translating into MERGSGKLSRKKSGGGNGQVLDGSNIMELVGNQQVFTTFVDHKFHELDTDKDGKLSVKELQPAVADIGAALGLPAHGTNPDSDHIYSEVLNEFTHGKQENVSKSEFKEVLSDILLGMAAGLKRDPIVILRIDGEDLLEFVNGSGYEAEMNSIFSQIESPNRSLHDHIIEALGKLTVEQGIPPTSDSWVLSNIMEPALLSQAGSDLDKSVSQETFLEEFKIVAMSVANRLKEQPVIVAHSENTFDGSGVKRLLSNKFELDKILNSAMETMPKDRNGKLSKEYLRVALDTVAPSAGLPPVGAIEEMDKVIGEVFKMVNADDAKVVKEDEFKKLLTEILGNIMLQLEGNPISVSSNSVVHEPLDSSSTLLQPSPSETAA; encoded by the exons ATGGAGAGAGGTTCGGGCAAGCTGAGCAGGAAGAAAAGTGGTGGTGGAAACGGACAGGTTCTAGACGGTTCTAATATTATGGAGTTGGTTGGAAACCAGCAAGTTTTCACCACCTTCGTGGACCATAAGTTTCACGAGTTAGACACAGACAAAGATGGCAAACTCTCTGTCAAAGAGCTCCAGCCTGCTGTTGCTGACATAGGAGCTGCTCTTGGTTTGCCTGCTCACGGCACTAATCCTGATTCTGATCACATCTATTCCGag GTGTTGAATGAATTCACACATGGGAAGCAGGAAAACGTGAGCAAGAGTGAGTTCAAAGAGGTTCTCTCAGACATTCTTTTGGGTATGGCTGCTGGACTGAAGCGTGATCCAATTGTGATACTTCGCATTGATGGAGAAGATCTTTTGGAGTTTGTTAATGGTTCAGGTTATGAAGCTGAAATGAATTCCATATTCTCTCAGATTGAGTCCCCTAACAGATCACTTCATGATCATATAATTGAAGCTCTTGGCAAGCTCACTGTTGAACAAGGAATTCCTCCTACATCAGATTCTTGG gTTTTGAGCAACATTATGGAACCCGCACTGCTATCTCAAGCTGGCTCTGATTTGGATAAGTCCGTTTCTCAAGAGACATTTTTGGAGGAATTTAAGATAGTGGCAATGAGTGTGGCTAATCGTCTTAAGGAGCAACCTGTCATAGTTGCTCACAGTGAGAACACCTTTGATGGAAGTGGTGTTAAGAGACTATTATCCAACAAGTTTGAATTGGACAAG ATTTTGAACTCAGCCATGGAGACTATGCCAAAAGATCGAAATGGAAAGCTTTCAAAGGAGTATCTAAGGGTGGCACTGGACACGGTGGCTCCATCTGCTGGTTTACCTCCTGTTGGTGCAATTGAAGAG ATGGACAAGGTTATTGGTGAAGTCTTTAAGATGGTGAATGCAGATGATGCGAAGGTGGTGAAAGAAGACGAATTCAAGAAACTATTAACTGAAATACTGGGGAACATAATGTTGCAGTTGGAGGGAAATCCCATATCAGTTTCTTCAAATTCGGTAGTACACGAGCCACTAGACTCTTCTTCTACACTTCTGCAGCCATCCCCTAGTGAAACAGCAGCATAg